The following proteins are encoded in a genomic region of Ornithinibacillus sp. 4-3:
- the lpdA gene encoding dihydrolipoyl dehydrogenase: MTNEYDLVVLGGGTGGYVAAIRASQLGMKVAVVENQKLGGTCLHKGCIPTKALLRSAEVLRQTKQASQFGIETTDITFNYSKAEERKSNIVNQLLTGVQSLMKKGKIDVYEGYGRILGPSIFAPMPGTISIEHQEGENTILIPKNVLIATGSRPRELRGLETDGKYILHSDHILQLEKLPASIVIVGGGVIGIEWASMLADFGVKVTVIEHSEQILFTEDKDIVRNVVKSLTNRDVTIYTNASINFESVKKEAGVEFEIEINDGKQIVSAELALVAVGRAPNSDNIGLQNTSIQVENEFIRTNKYYQTEESHIYAVGDVIGGYQLAHVASHEGIIAVEHMANKNPFPLDQNQVPVCIYAFPEVARIGLTEKEARKQGYQIKVGKFPFVANGKALVYGDAEGFVKIISDQDTEDILGVHMVGPHVTDMISEAGLAKVLDATPWEITQNIYPHPSISEVIGEAALAVDGLQLHG; the protein is encoded by the coding sequence ATGACAAATGAATATGATCTTGTCGTTCTTGGTGGGGGTACTGGTGGCTATGTCGCTGCAATTCGTGCTTCACAGCTTGGAATGAAGGTTGCGGTTGTTGAGAATCAGAAATTAGGTGGGACATGCTTACATAAAGGCTGTATTCCAACAAAAGCATTATTGCGTAGTGCTGAAGTGCTTAGACAGACTAAACAAGCAAGTCAGTTTGGAATTGAAACAACGGATATAACATTTAACTACAGTAAAGCAGAAGAGCGAAAAAGTAATATAGTGAATCAGTTATTAACTGGTGTTCAAAGCTTAATGAAAAAAGGGAAAATTGATGTGTATGAGGGATATGGCCGAATACTTGGTCCTAGTATCTTTGCCCCGATGCCTGGTACAATATCTATAGAGCATCAAGAAGGCGAAAATACAATTCTAATCCCGAAAAATGTGTTAATTGCTACTGGTTCTAGACCTAGAGAGCTTAGAGGACTAGAGACAGATGGAAAATATATACTTCATTCAGATCATATTTTGCAATTAGAGAAGCTTCCAGCGTCTATTGTGATTGTTGGAGGCGGTGTAATTGGTATTGAATGGGCTTCAATGCTCGCTGATTTTGGTGTGAAGGTAACAGTAATTGAGCATAGTGAACAAATCCTATTTACAGAAGACAAAGATATTGTTAGAAATGTTGTAAAATCATTAACAAATAGAGATGTTACAATTTATACGAATGCATCTATCAACTTCGAATCTGTTAAAAAAGAAGCTGGTGTTGAATTTGAAATTGAAATCAATGACGGGAAACAAATTGTTTCTGCTGAGCTTGCTTTAGTTGCAGTTGGCAGAGCACCAAATAGTGATAATATTGGTTTACAGAATACAAGTATTCAAGTTGAAAATGAATTTATCCGAACAAATAAGTATTACCAAACGGAAGAATCACATATTTATGCAGTTGGCGATGTAATTGGTGGATATCAATTAGCACATGTTGCGTCACATGAAGGGATTATTGCTGTAGAGCATATGGCAAATAAAAATCCTTTTCCGTTAGATCAGAATCAAGTACCAGTGTGTATTTATGCTTTTCCTGAAGTAGCAAGGATTGGCTTAACTGAAAAAGAAGCTAGAAAACAAGGCTATCAAATTAAAGTCGGTAAATTTCCTTTTGTGGCAAATGGAAAAGCACTTGTCTATGGAGATGCTGAGGGATTTGTGAAAATTATTTCCGATCAAGATACAGAGGATATTTTAGGTGTACATATGGTTGGTCCGCACGTTACGGATATGATTTCCGAAGCTGGACTTGCTAAGGTACTAGATGCTACTCCTTGGGAAATAACACAAAATATTTATCCACATCCATCCATTTCTGAAGTAATTGGAGAAGCTGCACTGGCAGTAGATGGCTTGCAGTTACACGGATAG
- a CDS encoding DUF2627 domain-containing protein, producing the protein MRTIAALLLFIPGIICALGIKLMRDSVFAEYYPIFLNKGIQFVIGLIFFIGGIAFIGGFVVHRDRKRQKKDTK; encoded by the coding sequence ATGCGAACTATAGCTGCTTTATTGTTATTTATTCCGGGTATTATCTGTGCACTAGGAATTAAGTTAATGAGAGATTCCGTTTTTGCAGAGTATTATCCGATTTTTTTAAATAAAGGAATTCAATTTGTAATAGGCTTAATTTTCTTTATTGGAGGAATTGCATTTATTGGAGGATTTGTTGTTCATCGTGATCGTAAAAGACAGAAAAAAGATACAAAGTAA
- a CDS encoding M20/M25/M40 family metallo-hydrolase, translating into MINKERLINYFIDFVQTSSETKQEKYFANKLKHHMSELGCEVIEDDSTNITKLETGNVICRLPGTKSNIPSLLFCAHMDTVTPGTAIHPIICNSEIKSDGTTILGADDKAAIAALVEVIHILQEEKIEFGNIELLFTVGEESGFLGSKALQSKDLQSNFGYVLDSEGSVGSIEVASAAQCAIKLLFDSSDSHFSMIDIYKEIRNLYNQVCADSSSDLSMVQFGTVENTKKNEIKLLLTTFDQDEIRLFHLQLQDYIKNKLSICHPQLIFELVNPSHIMKKNDQLISLFKQATKQQKIPYKSIVNRSGSDTNILASYGLDVANIAVGYKNIHTKQESISIDDLFQLTKLILQIIQCHANEDN; encoded by the coding sequence ATGATAAATAAAGAGAGATTAATCAATTATTTTATAGATTTTGTGCAAACCAGCTCTGAGACAAAACAGGAGAAGTATTTTGCGAATAAATTAAAACATCATATGTCAGAACTAGGCTGTGAAGTAATAGAGGATGATAGTACCAACATCACAAAACTAGAAACAGGCAATGTGATTTGCCGGCTACCTGGAACTAAATCAAATATTCCAAGTCTCTTATTTTGTGCACATATGGATACAGTTACACCTGGTACAGCTATTCATCCAATTATTTGTAACAGTGAAATAAAGTCAGATGGAACAACAATTTTAGGAGCAGATGATAAGGCTGCAATCGCTGCTCTAGTTGAAGTAATTCATATTTTACAGGAAGAAAAAATAGAGTTTGGCAATATTGAATTATTATTTACAGTTGGAGAAGAATCAGGCTTTTTAGGTTCAAAAGCCTTACAGTCAAAGGATCTACAAAGTAATTTTGGTTATGTTCTTGATAGTGAAGGAAGTGTTGGAAGTATTGAAGTAGCATCAGCTGCACAATGTGCAATTAAATTATTGTTTGATTCATCGGATTCTCATTTTTCGATGATTGATATATATAAAGAAATTCGTAATTTATATAATCAAGTATGTGCCGATTCAAGTAGTGATTTATCAATGGTGCAGTTTGGAACTGTTGAAAATACAAAGAAAAATGAAATAAAATTATTATTAACAACTTTCGATCAAGATGAGATCAGACTATTTCATTTGCAATTACAGGATTATATCAAAAATAAATTATCTATATGTCATCCTCAGCTAATTTTTGAATTAGTAAACCCAAGTCATATCATGAAGAAGAATGATCAATTGATTTCCTTGTTTAAACAAGCGACAAAGCAACAAAAGATCCCTTATAAATCAATAGTTAATCGAAGTGGTAGTGATACAAATATTTTAGCTAGTTATGGTTTAGATGTGGCTAATATCGCAGTAGGCTATAAAAATATTCATACGAAACAAGAGTCGATATCCATTGATGATTTATTTCAATTAACAAAATTGATCTTACAAATCATTCAATGTCATGCAAATGAAGATAATTGA
- a CDS encoding thiamine pyrophosphate-dependent dehydrogenase E1 component subunit alpha, with the protein MGEKRHIKLGLTDEQVLEMYKNMLLARRIDERMWLLNRAGKIPFVVSCQGQEAAQAGAAFALNRDEDYIAPYYRDLGVVLAFGMTAKELMLFAFAKAEDPNSGGRQMPGHFGSKKLRILTGSSPVTTQVPHAVGIALAAKMEKKNVISFVTLGEGSSNQGDFHEGLNFAGVYKLPVITMVENNGYAISIPAEKQVASNRVSDRAIGYGMPGVTVDGTDPLAVYEAIKEARERAIAGEGPSLIEAMTYRLTSHSSDDDDRQYRDAAEMESEKNNDPINTFAQYLRNHDVLNDSLYEEINKDIMDIVNEATDYAENAAYAEPESTLKYVYEEE; encoded by the coding sequence ATGGGTGAGAAACGCCATATAAAATTAGGTCTAACAGATGAACAAGTATTAGAGATGTATAAAAATATGTTACTTGCAAGAAGAATTGATGAACGAATGTGGTTATTAAATCGTGCAGGAAAAATCCCATTTGTTGTTTCCTGTCAGGGGCAGGAGGCTGCACAAGCTGGTGCTGCTTTTGCACTCAATAGAGATGAGGATTACATTGCTCCTTATTACCGAGATTTAGGTGTTGTATTAGCTTTCGGAATGACAGCAAAAGAACTTATGTTATTTGCTTTTGCAAAAGCAGAAGATCCGAATTCTGGAGGGCGACAGATGCCAGGACATTTTGGAAGTAAAAAGCTACGAATTTTAACAGGTTCTTCGCCAGTAACAACCCAAGTGCCGCATGCTGTTGGTATTGCTCTAGCAGCAAAAATGGAGAAGAAAAATGTCATTTCATTTGTGACTTTAGGGGAAGGTTCTTCAAACCAAGGAGATTTTCATGAAGGTTTAAATTTTGCAGGAGTATATAAGCTACCTGTGATTACGATGGTTGAAAATAATGGTTATGCGATTTCTATTCCAGCTGAAAAGCAAGTGGCGAGTAATCGTGTATCAGATCGTGCAATTGGCTATGGAATGCCTGGAGTTACGGTTGACGGAACTGATCCTCTTGCTGTTTATGAAGCAATAAAAGAAGCTAGAGAACGTGCAATCGCTGGAGAAGGTCCGTCGTTAATTGAAGCAATGACTTATCGTCTAACTTCTCATTCAAGTGATGATGATGATAGACAGTATCGTGATGCAGCTGAAATGGAATCAGAAAAAAACAACGATCCAATTAATACATTTGCACAATATTTACGGAATCATGATGTTTTAAATGACTCTCTCTATGAGGAAATCAATAAGGACATTATGGATATTGTAAATGAAGCAACGGATTATGCGGAAAATGCAGCTTATGCAGAGCCAGAATCCACATTAAAATACGTGTATGAGGAAGAGTAA
- a CDS encoding VanW family protein → MKQFLITCLVVLVLPAAQSIEISDRLTITHQGETIATVDRENFFLPLPGIPMIDMDKFNQFAEELDQQIYTEPVNATINEQGEINPGQLGYRLHKKEFQNQFYTYFVGGRSATFEVPVLDIYPKVDSELLADIRVQEIGQYATYFNVNNQNRTHNIQLSAEALDNYVIFPNEIFSFNEVVGERTVERGYRPAPVIVRGELSEGVGGGICQVSSTLFNAVDGAGLEIVERYMHSRRVEYVPPGRDATVSWHGPDFRFQNKYNQPILIRSKRYGGMIVVTLHSSDVINYDSRSVPKAPIKIPKEFKARD, encoded by the coding sequence ATGAAGCAATTTTTAATCACTTGTCTTGTTGTATTAGTGTTGCCCGCTGCCCAATCTATTGAGATATCTGATCGTTTAACCATTACTCATCAAGGAGAAACAATTGCTACAGTTGATCGTGAAAACTTCTTTTTACCTCTCCCTGGAATCCCAATGATAGATATGGACAAGTTTAATCAATTTGCTGAAGAACTTGATCAACAAATTTATACTGAACCTGTAAATGCTACCATTAATGAACAAGGAGAGATCAATCCAGGACAATTAGGGTATAGATTGCACAAAAAAGAATTTCAAAATCAGTTTTATACTTATTTTGTAGGAGGTAGATCTGCCACTTTTGAAGTACCAGTGTTGGATATTTATCCAAAGGTGGACAGTGAATTACTTGCCGATATTCGGGTGCAAGAAATTGGTCAGTATGCCACTTATTTTAATGTGAATAATCAAAATCGCACTCACAATATTCAACTTTCTGCAGAAGCCCTAGACAACTATGTAATCTTTCCTAATGAGATATTTTCATTTAACGAAGTAGTGGGGGAACGGACAGTAGAGAGGGGATATAGACCTGCTCCTGTTATTGTGAGGGGAGAATTATCAGAAGGAGTTGGTGGTGGAATCTGTCAAGTGTCATCAACATTGTTTAACGCTGTTGATGGTGCGGGACTCGAGATCGTCGAGCGCTATATGCATAGCCGACGCGTGGAGTATGTACCCCCTGGACGTGATGCGACGGTGAGCTGGCATGGGCCAGATTTTCGTTTTCAAAATAAATATAACCAACCGATTCTGATTCGTTCAAAGCGGTATGGGGGGATGATTGTGGTCACCCTTCATTCATCTGATGTCATTAATTACGATTCCCGCTCAGTTCCAAAGGCACCGATCAAAATACCGAAAGAATTCAAAGCGAGAGATTGA
- a CDS encoding BrxA/BrxB family bacilliredoxin, with product MEYETFMRDVVNVARGDMREAGYEELTTPEEVDQAFAREGTSLVMINSICGCAGGIARPAASYAIHYDKRPDHLVTVFAGQDREATEQARTYFDGEPPSSPSFALLKDGKFQAMLGRHEIEGFSAVDVVGKLQQLFDEYCEEI from the coding sequence TTGGAATATGAAACTTTTATGAGAGACGTTGTAAACGTGGCTCGTGGAGATATGAGAGAAGCAGGATATGAAGAATTAACAACACCTGAAGAAGTGGATCAAGCTTTTGCTAGAGAAGGTACATCATTAGTAATGATTAACTCTATTTGTGGCTGTGCTGGTGGAATTGCACGTCCAGCAGCTAGTTATGCGATTCATTATGATAAAAGACCTGATCATTTAGTAACGGTGTTTGCTGGACAAGACCGTGAAGCTACAGAACAGGCTCGAACTTACTTCGATGGTGAGCCACCTTCATCTCCATCTTTCGCATTATTAAAAGATGGTAAATTCCAAGCAATGCTAGGACGTCATGAAATTGAAGGCTTCAGTGCAGTAGATGTAGTAGGTAAATTACAGCAGTTATTTGATGAATATTGCGAAGAAATATAA
- a CDS encoding Glu/Leu/Phe/Val dehydrogenase: MEIFTYMEKYDYEQLVFCQDRSSGLKAIIAIHDTTLGPALGGTRMWNYQSETEAIEDALRLARGMTYKNAAAGLNLGGGKTVIIGDPKKDKNPEMFRALGRYVQGLNGRYITAEDVGTTVQDMDYIQMETDYVTGTSASSGNPSPVTAYGVYKGMKATAKAAFGSDSLQGKTIAVQGVGNVAYHLCELLHEEGANLIVTDINKAAVDRAVKNFGAKAVETDEIYAVECDIFSPCALGSIINDHTIPQFKAKVIAGSANNQLASDQHGDILHENNILYAPDYVINSGGVINVEDELHGYNEARAMKKVETIYDSLTRVYEIAEQENMPTYLAANHMAEERIASVRKSTRQFLQNARHVLSRR, encoded by the coding sequence GTGGAAATTTTTACATATATGGAAAAGTATGATTATGAACAGCTTGTATTTTGTCAGGATAGAAGTTCTGGATTAAAGGCAATCATTGCCATTCATGATACAACATTAGGTCCAGCATTAGGCGGAACTAGAATGTGGAATTATCAATCCGAAACAGAAGCAATTGAAGATGCACTTCGTTTAGCAAGAGGAATGACATATAAAAATGCAGCTGCTGGTTTGAACTTAGGTGGAGGAAAAACAGTAATCATTGGTGATCCTAAAAAAGATAAAAATCCAGAGATGTTTCGTGCATTAGGGCGATATGTACAAGGATTAAATGGTCGTTATATTACTGCAGAGGATGTTGGAACAACTGTACAGGATATGGACTATATTCAAATGGAAACAGATTATGTGACAGGTACGTCTGCATCATCTGGCAATCCATCTCCAGTTACGGCTTATGGTGTATATAAAGGAATGAAAGCAACTGCAAAAGCAGCATTTGGTTCAGATTCTTTACAAGGAAAAACAATTGCTGTGCAAGGTGTTGGAAATGTTGCTTATCACTTATGTGAGCTTTTACATGAAGAGGGAGCAAATTTAATTGTGACAGATATTAACAAAGCAGCAGTAGATCGTGCAGTGAAGAATTTTGGTGCAAAAGCTGTTGAAACAGACGAAATTTATGCTGTAGAATGTGATATTTTCTCCCCATGTGCTTTAGGTTCTATTATTAATGATCATACGATCCCGCAATTTAAAGCAAAAGTAATTGCTGGATCTGCAAATAATCAATTGGCTTCAGATCAACATGGAGATATTTTACATGAAAATAATATTTTATACGCTCCAGATTATGTGATTAATTCTGGAGGCGTTATTAATGTAGAAGATGAGCTTCATGGATATAATGAAGCAAGAGCTATGAAGAAGGTAGAAACCATTTATGATAGCTTAACAAGAGTTTATGAGATAGCGGAACAAGAAAATATGCCAACTTACTTGGCTGCTAACCATATGGCAGAAGAACGAATTGCATCTGTAAGGAAATCTACTAGACAATTTTTACAAAATGCGCGTCATGTGCTGAGTAGAAGATAA
- a CDS encoding dihydrolipoamide acetyltransferase family protein: MAIEKIVMPQLGESVTEGTLNSWHIKVGDQVNKYDPIADVMTDKVNAEVPSSFTGTITELVIQEGDTVSIGEVICHIEIADGKEPSVAVEKAETPEEKWEETPVSNDQSMKNRYSPAVLKMAQEHQIDLTQLSGSGRGGRITRKDIEQMIASGKKVETVKRTPSPQKQQEIKPTPYTGGVRKEIPVTNIRKVIAQNMVHSVTEIPHAWMTVEVDVTDLVEYRERIKTNFKQKEGYNITYFAFFVKAVAQAIKEVPLLNSTWAGDKIIQHDAINISIAVAKENELFVPVIKNAAEKSVMGIAKDIHDLATKVREGRLTADDMAGGTFTVNNTGSFGSIHSMGIINHPQAAILQVESIVKRPVIINNMFAARDMVNLCLSLDHRILDGLVCGQFMSKLKGILENMNEDTLPIY, translated from the coding sequence ATGGCCATTGAAAAAATTGTTATGCCACAGCTAGGAGAAAGTGTAACAGAGGGTACATTAAATAGCTGGCATATCAAAGTTGGAGATCAAGTAAATAAATATGATCCAATTGCAGATGTCATGACAGATAAAGTAAATGCGGAGGTTCCTTCATCATTTACTGGAACAATTACGGAATTAGTTATTCAAGAAGGCGATACCGTTTCTATTGGAGAAGTTATTTGTCATATTGAAATAGCTGATGGTAAAGAACCAAGTGTAGCTGTAGAAAAAGCAGAAACACCTGAGGAGAAGTGGGAAGAAACTCCTGTATCTAATGACCAATCAATGAAAAATCGTTATTCACCGGCGGTTTTAAAGATGGCTCAAGAGCATCAAATTGATTTAACTCAATTATCTGGCTCGGGTAGAGGTGGAAGAATTACTCGAAAAGATATTGAACAAATGATTGCATCTGGTAAAAAGGTAGAAACAGTGAAAAGAACACCTTCACCACAAAAACAACAAGAAATTAAGCCTACTCCTTATACAGGTGGTGTTCGAAAAGAAATTCCGGTTACGAATATAAGAAAAGTAATTGCACAGAATATGGTTCATTCTGTGACAGAGATTCCTCATGCATGGATGACTGTAGAAGTTGATGTAACTGATTTAGTAGAGTACAGAGAGAGAATAAAAACAAACTTCAAGCAAAAAGAAGGGTATAATATCACTTATTTTGCATTTTTTGTAAAAGCCGTAGCTCAAGCAATAAAAGAAGTGCCATTGCTTAATTCTACTTGGGCAGGGGATAAAATTATTCAGCATGATGCTATCAATATATCCATTGCAGTAGCAAAAGAAAATGAATTATTTGTACCTGTTATTAAAAATGCAGCAGAAAAAAGTGTTATGGGAATTGCCAAAGACATTCATGATCTAGCTACAAAGGTACGTGAAGGAAGGCTAACAGCAGATGATATGGCTGGAGGTACCTTCACTGTGAATAATACAGGCTCATTTGGATCAATCCACTCAATGGGAATTATTAATCATCCTCAAGCAGCAATTCTGCAAGTGGAATCTATTGTAAAACGACCAGTAATTATTAATAATATGTTTGCAGCTAGAGATATGGTGAATTTATGTTTATCCTTAGACCATCGTATTTTAGATGGACTAGTTTGTGGTCAATTTATGTCTAAGTTAAAAGGCATTTTGGAGAATATGAACGAAGATACTCTTCCTATTTATTAA
- a CDS encoding alpha-ketoacid dehydrogenase subunit beta, whose amino-acid sequence MAMMNYIQAITTAMREEMQRDEKVFIVGEDVGKKGGVFKATVGLYDEFGEDRVIDAPLAESAIAGVSIGAAMYGARPIAEMQFADFIFPAVNQIISEAAKIRYRTNNDWSCPLTIRAPYGGGVHGALYHSQSVEAVFANQPGLKIVMPSSPYDAKGLLKAAIRDNDPVLFFEHKRAYRLLKEEVPEEDYVLPIGKAAVKREGSDLTIITYGLMVHFALQAADKLAEEGIDVHIVDLRTVYPLDQEAIIEAAKKTGKVLLITEDNKEGSVISEVAAIIAEHCLFDLDAPVRRLAAPDVPAMPYAPTLEKFFLISADQIEEEIRDLAEF is encoded by the coding sequence ATGGCAATGATGAACTATATTCAAGCAATCACAACAGCAATGAGAGAAGAAATGCAAAGAGATGAGAAGGTATTTATTGTTGGTGAAGATGTTGGGAAAAAGGGTGGAGTTTTTAAAGCAACAGTAGGCTTATATGATGAGTTTGGTGAAGATCGAGTAATAGATGCTCCACTTGCCGAGTCAGCAATTGCTGGGGTTAGTATTGGTGCTGCAATGTATGGAGCACGTCCTATTGCAGAGATGCAATTTGCAGATTTTATTTTCCCAGCTGTTAATCAAATTATCTCAGAAGCAGCTAAAATTAGATATCGTACAAATAATGATTGGTCATGTCCATTAACGATTCGTGCTCCTTACGGTGGTGGTGTGCACGGTGCTTTATATCATTCACAATCAGTTGAAGCTGTATTCGCTAATCAACCAGGTTTAAAAATTGTTATGCCTTCATCACCATATGACGCCAAAGGATTGTTAAAAGCCGCTATTCGTGATAATGACCCTGTATTATTTTTCGAACATAAGCGAGCATACCGTCTTTTAAAAGAGGAAGTGCCTGAGGAAGATTATGTTCTACCTATTGGAAAAGCAGCGGTCAAGCGTGAAGGCTCGGATCTTACAATCATTACCTATGGATTGATGGTTCATTTTGCATTACAAGCTGCTGATAAGCTAGCTGAAGAAGGAATTGACGTTCATATTGTTGATCTAAGAACTGTATATCCATTAGATCAAGAAGCGATTATAGAAGCAGCGAAGAAAACAGGAAAAGTTCTTTTGATTACGGAGGATAATAAAGAAGGTAGTGTCATTAGTGAAGTTGCCGCAATTATTGCCGAGCACTGTTTATTTGACTTAGACGCTCCTGTCCGTAGACTTGCTGCTCCAGATGTACCAGCAATGCCATATGCTCCAACGTTAGAGAAGTTTTTCCTAATAAGTGCAGATCAAATTGAGGAAGAAATAAGAGATTTAGCTGAGTTCTAA
- the prli42 gene encoding stressosome-associated protein Prli42, which yields MAKHQTQQNRPRKKSKREKRVKFIVYLMVIAMLLSVFTAGLAIFI from the coding sequence ATGGCTAAACATCAAACACAACAAAATCGACCAAGAAAAAAATCAAAACGCGAAAAAAGAGTTAAATTTATTGTATACCTAATGGTAATTGCAATGCTACTATCTGTCTTCACAGCAGGCCTTGCAATATTTATATAA
- a CDS encoding DNA polymerase IV, protein MLTFQSKKRRIIFHIDMNCFYASVEMSYQPELKGKAIAIAGNPEERKGIIITSSYEARSKGVKTTMPIWQAKKCCPELIILRPNFDRYREASKAMFQILSEITPIIEPISIDEGYMDITNVENRGTPIEIAEFVQNRILEKLDLPCSIGIAPNKFLAKMASDMKKPMGITVLRKRELHHTLWTLSVNEMYGVGEKTAEKLKQIGVHTIKDLAEHNEYELTRLLGVNGQRLKDRANGIDSREVDPESIHDRKSIGNSKTLPADVTDEHQIHGLLLQLAQNVEQRLKRKNMLGITIQIMVRYDDWITITRSKKLSSYTDNHSDIFKVAWDLFQQHWNGGAVRLLGVTMQDIAEKESIAQQLDIFTFEEEEKRANLQNTVNKLNEKYGKPTVSFLPEEKKKANFTTSFQKDYLDDYMKS, encoded by the coding sequence TTGTTAACCTTCCAATCGAAAAAGCGAAGAATTATTTTTCATATTGATATGAACTGTTTCTATGCATCTGTTGAAATGTCTTATCAGCCAGAATTAAAAGGAAAAGCAATTGCTATTGCTGGAAATCCTGAGGAAAGAAAAGGAATAATCATTACAAGTAGCTATGAGGCTCGATCTAAAGGTGTTAAAACAACGATGCCAATATGGCAAGCGAAAAAATGTTGTCCAGAATTAATTATTTTACGGCCTAATTTTGATCGATATCGGGAAGCTTCAAAGGCGATGTTCCAAATTTTATCTGAAATAACACCAATTATTGAGCCAATATCCATTGATGAGGGCTATATGGATATTACAAATGTAGAAAATAGAGGAACACCTATAGAGATAGCAGAGTTTGTTCAAAATCGTATTTTGGAAAAACTAGATTTACCATGTAGTATTGGAATCGCGCCGAACAAATTTTTAGCTAAAATGGCGTCTGATATGAAGAAGCCGATGGGAATTACAGTATTAAGGAAGAGAGAGCTCCATCATACACTATGGACTTTGTCAGTAAATGAAATGTATGGAGTTGGAGAGAAAACGGCTGAAAAATTAAAACAAATTGGGGTTCATACGATTAAGGATTTAGCTGAGCATAATGAATATGAATTAACCCGCTTATTAGGAGTAAATGGTCAGCGATTAAAGGATAGAGCAAATGGAATTGATTCACGTGAAGTAGATCCAGAATCTATACATGATCGTAAAAGTATTGGTAATTCGAAAACCTTACCTGCTGATGTGACTGATGAGCATCAGATACATGGTCTATTATTACAGCTTGCTCAAAATGTTGAGCAAAGATTAAAACGTAAAAATATGTTAGGTATTACGATACAAATTATGGTTCGTTATGATGATTGGATTACCATTACAAGAAGTAAAAAACTCTCTAGCTATACGGATAATCATTCCGATATTTTTAAAGTAGCATGGGATTTATTCCAGCAGCATTGGAATGGGGGAGCAGTTCGGTTATTAGGTGTAACTATGCAGGATATTGCTGAAAAAGAGAGTATTGCACAGCAATTAGATATTTTTACATTTGAAGAGGAAGAGAAGCGGGCAAATTTACAGAATACGGTAAATAAATTAAATGAAAAGTATGGCAAGCCTACTGTTTCATTTCTTCCAGAAGAAAAAAAGAAAGCCAATTTTACAACTAGCTTTCAAAAAGATTATTTAGATGATTACATGAAATCGTAG